One window from the genome of [Mycobacterium] stephanolepidis encodes:
- the arc gene encoding proteasome ATPase: protein MSESERSEAFGTPDAAELERLRREVAALRQELEGSAAHGTGDTGRLRDLNQLEARIDSLNARNAKLMDTLKEARQQLLALREEVDRLGQPPSGYGVLLAVQSDDTVDVFTSGRKMRVTCSPNIETAELRRGQTVRLNEALTVVEAGNFESVGEISTLRELLDDGHRALVVGHADEERIVWLADPLIAPDLSDVSEDADGADLKPRKLRPGDSLLVDTKAGYAFERIPKAEVEDLVLEEVPDVSYSDIGGLTRQIEQIRDAVELPFLHKDLYREYALRPPKGVLLYGPPGCGKTLIAKAVANSLAKKMAELRGDDSREAKSYFLNIKGPELLNKFVGETERHIRLIFQRAREKASDGTPVIVFFDEMDSIFRTRGTGVSSDVETTVVPQLLSEIDGVEGLENVIVIGASNREDMIDPAILRPGRLDVKIKIERPDAESAQDIFSKYLTDKLPVNTDDLAEFGGDRGLTIKAMIEKVVDRMYAEIDDNRFLEVTYANGDKEVMYFKDFNSGAMIQNVVDRAKKNAIKAVLETGQKGLRIQHLLDSIVDEFAENEDLPNTTNPDDWARISGKKGERIVYIRTLVTGKSSSASRAIDTESSLGQYL, encoded by the coding sequence ATGAGTGAGTCGGAGCGTTCAGAGGCGTTCGGCACACCGGATGCCGCCGAACTGGAACGGCTACGTCGAGAGGTTGCGGCCCTTCGCCAAGAGCTGGAAGGCAGCGCGGCCCACGGAACTGGTGACACGGGTCGTCTGCGCGACCTGAACCAGCTTGAGGCTCGTATCGACTCCCTGAATGCGCGTAACGCCAAGCTGATGGACACCCTCAAAGAGGCCCGTCAGCAGCTCTTGGCGCTGCGCGAGGAGGTTGACCGGCTGGGCCAGCCGCCGAGCGGTTACGGCGTATTGCTGGCCGTGCAGTCCGATGACACGGTGGACGTATTCACCTCCGGTCGCAAGATGCGGGTGACCTGCTCTCCCAACATCGAGACCGCCGAGCTGCGGAGGGGGCAGACCGTACGCCTCAACGAGGCGCTCACGGTGGTAGAGGCCGGCAACTTCGAATCGGTCGGTGAGATCAGCACGCTACGAGAGCTGTTGGATGACGGTCACCGCGCGCTTGTGGTGGGGCATGCGGACGAGGAGCGCATCGTCTGGCTGGCCGATCCGCTGATCGCGCCCGATCTCTCGGACGTATCCGAGGATGCCGACGGAGCGGATCTGAAGCCCCGGAAACTACGGCCCGGCGATTCGTTGCTGGTCGATACCAAGGCCGGATACGCCTTCGAGCGGATTCCCAAGGCCGAGGTCGAGGATCTGGTGCTCGAAGAGGTGCCCGACGTCAGCTACAGCGACATCGGTGGCCTGACGCGGCAGATCGAACAGATTCGCGACGCGGTGGAATTGCCGTTCCTGCACAAGGACCTCTATCGGGAGTACGCCCTGCGCCCGCCCAAGGGTGTGCTGCTGTACGGGCCCCCCGGATGCGGAAAGACACTCATCGCCAAGGCCGTTGCCAACTCGCTGGCTAAGAAGATGGCAGAGCTGCGCGGCGATGACTCGCGTGAGGCCAAGTCCTATTTCTTGAACATCAAGGGTCCGGAGCTGCTCAACAAGTTCGTCGGTGAGACCGAGCGGCATATCCGCCTGATCTTCCAGCGAGCCCGCGAAAAGGCTTCGGACGGTACGCCGGTCATCGTTTTCTTCGATGAGATGGACTCGATCTTCCGCACCCGCGGTACCGGCGTCAGCTCCGATGTGGAGACGACGGTCGTGCCGCAGCTGCTGTCCGAGATCGACGGCGTCGAGGGCTTGGAGAACGTCATCGTCATCGGCGCCTCCAACCGCGAAGACATGATCGACCCGGCGATCCTGCGGCCCGGCCGCCTCGACGTGAAGATCAAGATCGAACGGCCGGATGCCGAGTCGGCGCAAGACATCTTCTCCAAGTACCTGACCGACAAACTGCCGGTGAACACCGACGATCTGGCGGAGTTCGGTGGCGATCGCGGGCTGACCATCAAGGCCATGATCGAGAAGGTCGTGGACCGGATGTACGCCGAGATCGACGACAACCGGTTCCTGGAGGTCACCTATGCCAACGGTGACAAGGAAGTCATGTACTTCAAGGACTTCAACTCCGGCGCCATGATCCAGAACGTCGTGGACCGCGCGAAGAAGAACGCCATCAAGGCGGTGCTGGAGACCGGCCAGAAGGGTCTGCGTATTCAGCATCTGCTCGACTCGATCGTCGATGAGTTCGCCGAAAACGAGGACCTGCCCAACACCACCAATCCGGATGACTGGGCGCGGATCTCGGGTAAGAAGGGCGAGCGCATCGTGTACATCCGCACGCTGGTCACCGGCAAGAGCTCCAGCGCCAGCCGCGCCATCGACACCGAATCGAGCCTGGGCCAGTACCTCTAG
- a CDS encoding class I SAM-dependent methyltransferase: MPGRRLDQTASLTAQFNAWQRAAESTQRDGLLNDPQSGWFVTHPLLRAALASPTVARWSLRLVDRWCAGLHALIVLRRRVSDDEVRAAAQSGISQVVMLGAGFDTSSQQLGSLPVTVFEVDAPTTQRAKQHLIAEHRGDTSRLVWVPCDFERDDLTSRLLDAGFDTAATSLVVWLGVTYYLTEAALESTLTQLAKLCAPGSRLVLDYGDPDIVGSDSRRPEVRRGSRSVSRRGEPYRTGMTATQADELLARQGFQTTEQLRIPELLRRYDPADARGLTPGDWTTVVTARRG; the protein is encoded by the coding sequence ATGCCCGGACGTCGGCTCGACCAAACCGCAAGCCTGACCGCACAGTTCAACGCGTGGCAGCGCGCTGCTGAGTCGACACAGCGCGATGGCCTGCTGAACGATCCACAGTCCGGATGGTTCGTGACCCATCCGCTGCTGCGTGCGGCGCTGGCATCTCCCACCGTGGCGAGGTGGAGCCTGCGTCTGGTGGATCGATGGTGCGCGGGCCTGCATGCCCTCATCGTGCTGCGCCGCCGGGTGTCCGACGACGAAGTGCGGGCCGCCGCACAGTCCGGCATCAGCCAGGTGGTGATGCTGGGGGCGGGCTTCGACACCTCAAGCCAGCAGCTCGGTTCCCTGCCCGTCACCGTGTTCGAGGTCGACGCACCCACCACGCAGCGCGCGAAACAACATCTCATCGCCGAACACCGCGGCGATACGTCGCGGCTGGTCTGGGTCCCGTGCGATTTCGAGCGCGATGACCTGACGTCACGTCTGCTTGACGCCGGATTTGATACGGCCGCAACCTCACTCGTGGTGTGGCTCGGCGTGACCTACTACCTCACCGAGGCCGCGCTCGAGTCGACGCTGACGCAACTGGCGAAGCTCTGCGCACCCGGAAGCAGGCTCGTCTTGGACTACGGTGATCCCGATATCGTCGGATCCGACAGCCGTCGTCCCGAAGTCCGGCGCGGATCGCGGTCCGTCTCCCGGCGCGGCGAGCCGTACCGAACGGGCATGACGGCAACACAGGCCGATGAACTGCTTGCGCGCCAAGGCTTTCAGACCACCGAGCAGCTGCGGATACCCGAGCTGCTACGTCGCTACGATCCCGCCGACGCCCGCGGACTCACACCCGGCGACTGGACCACAGTGGTCACAGCCCGCCGCGGGTGA
- a CDS encoding maleylpyruvate isomerase family mycothiol-dependent enzyme, with translation MKPREMLSAERTSLAEFLHTLTEDDWLAPSLCAGWRVRDVVAHAAVDAVSLGVYLGTALRNPSIDKLNDALVERTGHLSNHELLRHFESAVRPGAFGKMAPAALHTDAMVHHQDIRRPLGRPRAIPEDRLVFALDHPDFGAHPKRYTKGLRFVANDVDWAKGSGPRVCGTGEALVLAMAGRPAVLGELEGDGVPTLAARMC, from the coding sequence ATGAAACCCCGAGAAATGCTTTCCGCCGAGCGCACCAGCCTGGCCGAGTTCCTGCACACGTTGACCGAAGACGACTGGCTGGCCCCGTCACTGTGCGCGGGCTGGCGGGTCCGCGATGTCGTGGCACACGCCGCCGTCGACGCGGTATCGCTTGGTGTTTATCTGGGGACCGCACTACGGAACCCATCGATCGACAAGCTCAACGATGCATTGGTAGAACGCACCGGTCACCTGTCGAATCACGAGCTGTTGCGCCATTTCGAGTCGGCGGTGCGACCCGGAGCGTTCGGCAAGATGGCGCCCGCGGCACTTCATACCGACGCCATGGTGCATCACCAGGACATTCGGCGGCCGCTGGGCAGGCCGCGGGCCATCCCCGAGGACCGGCTGGTCTTCGCGTTGGATCACCCCGACTTTGGCGCCCATCCGAAGCGCTACACCAAGGGCCTGCGGTTCGTGGCCAACGATGTGGATTGGGCGAAGGGTAGTGGCCCGCGGGTGTGTGGCACCGGGGAGGCGCTGGTGCTGGCGATGGCGGGCCGTCCGGCGGTGCTCGGTGAGCTGGAAGGCGACGGTGTGCCGACCCTGGCCGCGCGGATGTGCTGA
- a CDS encoding sigma-70 family RNA polymerase sigma factor — protein sequence MRAFYDEYAGPLHRYVMHLTHDSALAEDIVQEVLLRAWRHPTLVNQTEGSARAWLFTVAHNLVRDNARSSRFRSEIATAETPEFASPDQVDATLDAWLVAEALRTLSTDHRAVILRAYYRGSSVADISAELGVPEGTVKSRLHYGVRALRLSLQEMGVTR from the coding sequence ATGCGGGCCTTTTACGACGAGTACGCAGGCCCGCTGCATCGGTATGTCATGCACCTGACCCACGACTCGGCGCTGGCAGAAGACATCGTGCAGGAGGTGCTGTTGCGAGCCTGGCGGCATCCGACGTTGGTCAACCAGACCGAAGGGTCGGCGAGGGCGTGGCTGTTTACGGTCGCCCACAACCTGGTGCGCGATAACGCGCGTAGCTCGCGCTTTCGCAGCGAGATAGCCACTGCCGAGACACCCGAGTTCGCCTCTCCCGATCAGGTGGATGCGACGCTGGACGCGTGGCTGGTGGCCGAAGCGCTGCGTACGTTGTCCACCGATCACCGCGCCGTCATCCTGCGTGCGTATTACCGCGGGAGCTCAGTCGCCGACATATCCGCCGAGCTGGGGGTGCCTGAGGGCACCGTCAAATCACGCCTGCACTATGGCGTGCGCGCGCTTCGGTTGTCGCTGCAGGAAATGGGGGTCACACGATGA
- a CDS encoding anti-sigma factor family protein, with the protein MTVEHVYADWDAAYMLGALSSAERREYEQHLVDCVSCQRALSEVTAMPGLLSKVDRGYAEKMELEDPPVLAKPATSCPVQALWPKLQARWRRQSAVRRLAYVGAVAVAAAVALTVSLVPPPWYHRPAPMNVAAGSLPSGEHWQPMRQVTPSPLSAQVAIVRDGAGTRIEMWCSYPAYGDDSDDSAAPYALRVGTRSGGNIIASSWTAKPGSAMMTSMTVPVAQDQIESVQVIDNHGDAVPLVFLELRR; encoded by the coding sequence ATGACTGTGGAGCATGTTTACGCCGATTGGGACGCCGCTTACATGCTGGGCGCGCTCTCGTCCGCCGAGCGGCGTGAATACGAACAGCACCTGGTCGACTGTGTCAGCTGCCAGCGCGCGCTGTCCGAAGTGACGGCGATGCCCGGTCTGCTGTCCAAGGTCGATCGCGGATATGCCGAGAAGATGGAACTCGAAGACCCGCCTGTGCTCGCCAAGCCGGCCACCAGCTGCCCGGTGCAGGCGCTGTGGCCCAAGTTGCAGGCCCGGTGGCGGCGGCAGAGTGCCGTGCGCCGACTCGCTTATGTGGGTGCGGTCGCGGTGGCCGCAGCCGTCGCGCTGACGGTCTCGCTGGTGCCGCCGCCGTGGTATCACCGGCCCGCACCGATGAATGTCGCCGCGGGTTCGTTGCCATCGGGTGAGCATTGGCAGCCGATGCGCCAGGTGACGCCCTCACCGCTGAGCGCCCAAGTGGCCATTGTCCGGGACGGTGCCGGTACCCGTATCGAGATGTGGTGCAGCTATCCGGCATACGGAGACGACTCGGATGACTCGGCGGCACCCTACGCGTTGCGCGTCGGCACCCGCTCCGGTGGGAACATCATCGCCAGTTCGTGGACGGCCAAGCCGGGCTCCGCGATGATGACGTCGATGACCGTCCCGGTGGCGCAGGATCAGATCGAGAGTGTCCAGGTGATCGACAATCACGGCGATGCGGTGCCGCTGGTGTTCCTCGAATTGCGTCGCTGA
- a CDS encoding thiamine pyrophosphate-binding protein: MRLVDWLVLELRRHHVDVVFGVDGANIEDLYDAVHYTPGIQAVVAKHEFSAGTMADGYARATSRMSVVAATSGGGAVNLVPALAESYASGVPVLAIVGQPPRPLEGNGAFQDGSGRAGSMDLQAVFRPISGYCTRVEHPEEIAEALGHALAAIRDGLPAVLLIPKDVQQARLHAPPQMPEPHVRPGAVPAQLADFAKHLADTPGRILVVAGPEVARHDARDELSDLLDRLDAFVAVSPDAKDAVDGDDPRLLGVIGVMGHPAVEGVLRHGVTCVCIGTTMPVMTRGGVDFATTPVLSIGSATPHIPSRHLQTEDLSSTLARLAAAVPARADSSDSETLYAPAHLEPPSHDGDGVRYHDGMHVLDRVIPAEADIFVDAGNTGAAAVHYLGARHRGRYVVALGMGGMGYAFGAGIGCAFARGGRTVVVAGDGAFFMHGMEIHTAIEHRLPVTFVIVNNNAHAMCVTREQLYYGGEYSFNRFTPSHIGAGMAAMFPSLMCRSADTVADFEAAMHAAIAHNGPSLVEVICSTDEIPPFAPFLSSDIAKEKTHDRHDYRSIQAWPESLARA, encoded by the coding sequence ATGCGACTGGTTGACTGGCTCGTCCTGGAGTTGCGTCGTCATCATGTCGATGTCGTCTTCGGAGTCGACGGTGCGAACATCGAGGATCTCTACGATGCCGTGCACTACACGCCGGGAATACAGGCTGTCGTCGCCAAGCACGAGTTCTCGGCGGGCACCATGGCCGACGGCTATGCGCGTGCCACCTCGCGGATGAGTGTGGTAGCTGCGACCTCAGGTGGTGGCGCTGTCAATCTCGTTCCTGCGCTTGCTGAATCGTATGCGAGCGGGGTGCCGGTGCTGGCGATCGTAGGCCAGCCGCCGCGCCCTCTGGAAGGTAACGGGGCGTTTCAGGATGGCAGTGGGCGCGCCGGGAGCATGGATCTGCAGGCGGTTTTCCGGCCCATCTCCGGTTACTGCACCCGGGTGGAACATCCCGAAGAAATCGCCGAGGCGCTCGGCCATGCCCTGGCCGCGATTCGGGACGGTCTGCCGGCGGTTCTCTTGATACCTAAAGACGTCCAGCAGGCACGCCTGCACGCCCCGCCGCAGATGCCGGAGCCGCACGTTCGGCCCGGGGCGGTGCCCGCCCAGCTTGCCGACTTCGCCAAGCATCTGGCCGATACACCGGGCCGGATTCTGGTGGTGGCCGGGCCCGAGGTGGCGCGGCACGATGCTCGCGACGAGCTGTCGGATCTCCTCGATCGTCTGGATGCCTTCGTCGCGGTGTCGCCCGACGCCAAAGATGCTGTAGACGGCGATGATCCACGGCTGCTGGGCGTCATCGGAGTGATGGGACACCCGGCCGTCGAGGGGGTGCTGCGCCATGGTGTGACATGTGTCTGCATCGGGACCACAATGCCCGTGATGACCCGAGGCGGCGTCGACTTCGCCACGACCCCGGTGCTCTCGATCGGCTCCGCGACACCACATATCCCGTCCCGTCACCTGCAGACCGAGGACCTGTCATCGACCTTGGCTCGGCTCGCCGCGGCCGTCCCGGCGCGCGCGGACTCATCGGACAGTGAAACGCTCTACGCGCCAGCTCATCTGGAACCGCCTTCGCATGATGGCGACGGTGTCAGGTACCACGACGGCATGCATGTGCTCGACCGGGTGATTCCTGCGGAAGCGGATATCTTCGTCGACGCGGGTAACACCGGCGCCGCCGCGGTGCACTACCTGGGCGCCCGGCACCGAGGCCGTTACGTGGTCGCACTCGGCATGGGCGGCATGGGGTATGCCTTCGGTGCGGGCATCGGCTGTGCGTTCGCGCGGGGTGGCCGCACCGTGGTGGTCGCGGGCGACGGGGCATTCTTCATGCACGGCATGGAGATTCACACGGCAATCGAACATCGGCTGCCGGTGACATTCGTCATTGTCAACAACAACGCACATGCCATGTGCGTCACCCGTGAGCAGCTGTATTACGGAGGGGAGTACAGCTTCAACCGATTCACGCCCTCGCATATCGGGGCCGGGATGGCCGCGATGTTCCCGAGTCTGATGTGCCGTTCGGCCGATACCGTGGCCGATTTCGAGGCCGCCATGCATGCGGCGATCGCCCATAACGGTCCCTCTCTGGTGGAGGTCATCTGTTCCACCGATGAGATACCCCCGTTTGCCCCGTTCCTGTCATCCGATATCGCTAAGGAGAAAACGCATGACCGACACGATTACCGAAGCATCCAAGCCTGGCCTGAAAGCCTTGCCCGCGCTTAG
- a CDS encoding SRPBCC family protein codes for MPALSDIAADAGTEDALPGVHRIETSPREKATPIIMDMMRSVYPHDQVFGPFCTVQEYVDCPPDELHRYLSDTRCLEEWTYSLRGFEETDEPGLWVAHDRLGSDTLIYTRTESNVESGTVDYHCAWDQGDHLWMIYLMRVVDAQIVLNKPGSVVLWTNCHHPFYDENPYPETAPPQRKPWVGDFWDMFGAGHLLELLNLKAIAEYRHSHGLPIVPEWMK; via the coding sequence TTGCCCGCGCTTAGTGATATCGCTGCCGACGCGGGTACCGAGGACGCGTTGCCCGGGGTGCATCGGATCGAGACCTCGCCGCGCGAGAAGGCGACGCCGATCATCATGGACATGATGCGGTCGGTGTATCCGCACGACCAGGTGTTCGGCCCGTTCTGCACCGTCCAGGAGTATGTGGACTGCCCACCCGACGAGTTGCATCGTTACCTGTCCGACACCCGTTGCCTGGAGGAGTGGACCTATAGCCTGCGCGGCTTCGAGGAGACCGATGAGCCCGGGTTGTGGGTCGCGCATGACCGTTTGGGGTCGGACACGCTGATCTACACCCGCACGGAATCGAACGTCGAATCCGGAACCGTTGATTATCACTGTGCCTGGGATCAGGGCGATCACCTCTGGATGATCTATCTCATGCGGGTGGTCGACGCGCAGATCGTGCTTAACAAGCCGGGCTCCGTGGTGCTGTGGACCAACTGTCACCACCCGTTCTATGACGAGAATCCCTATCCGGAAACCGCTCCGCCCCAACGCAAGCCGTGGGTGGGCGACTTCTGGGACATGTTCGGTGCGGGTCACCTGTTGGAACTGCTGAATCTCAAGGCCATCGCCGAGTATCGCCACAGCCATGGGCTTCCGATCGTTCCGGAGTGGATGAAATGA
- a CDS encoding 3-oxoacyl-ACP synthase III family protein, with amino-acid sequence MTISIFDISSYLPENRVSADYFAQYAKDDDLAENVMFRSPAYRHHVAADESAVDMAERAVAGLKDRHGDSVLDEVDILLTHTQLPDLPFVGCGGEVANRLQIRPEWILDVHNGGCVSFVLMLKLVQQMMALSSARSALIVNMQNAAGQIFVQEQVRSTAQASIPGDGATAALITRDGSSPVLGIETRNFGEFAGDMTYAVTPHRKYWEAGAGQGRVAFTEHKISKVLARGNRMVPEVALAVCDRIGVPSTDLDALVTNQPNRIFLRNWRDALQLPREKHPDTFDECGNLFGVGIPHTLDQAISDGQVKSGATVMLAGFAHAGDYAAAAAVRWGGRGL; translated from the coding sequence ATGACCATCAGCATCTTCGATATCTCCAGCTATCTTCCCGAGAACCGGGTCAGCGCCGATTATTTCGCGCAGTACGCCAAGGATGACGATCTGGCGGAGAACGTCATGTTCCGTAGCCCGGCTTACCGGCATCACGTCGCCGCCGACGAGTCCGCGGTGGACATGGCCGAGCGTGCGGTTGCCGGACTCAAGGATCGGCACGGCGACAGTGTGCTGGACGAGGTGGACATTCTGCTGACGCATACCCAGCTGCCCGACTTGCCCTTCGTGGGTTGTGGTGGGGAGGTGGCGAACAGGCTGCAGATCCGCCCGGAGTGGATTCTGGACGTGCACAACGGTGGCTGCGTCTCGTTCGTTCTGATGCTCAAGCTCGTGCAGCAGATGATGGCCTTGTCGAGCGCCCGTTCGGCCCTCATCGTGAACATGCAGAATGCGGCCGGCCAGATCTTCGTGCAAGAGCAGGTGCGCTCCACCGCGCAGGCCTCGATACCGGGAGACGGCGCCACCGCGGCGCTGATCACCCGCGACGGAAGTTCCCCGGTGCTGGGCATCGAGACGCGGAACTTCGGCGAGTTCGCGGGCGATATGACGTACGCGGTGACGCCTCATCGCAAGTACTGGGAGGCCGGGGCAGGGCAGGGGAGGGTGGCATTCACCGAGCACAAGATCAGCAAGGTGTTGGCCCGAGGCAACCGGATGGTGCCCGAGGTGGCCCTGGCCGTCTGCGATCGAATCGGGGTTCCGTCAACGGATCTGGACGCATTGGTGACCAACCAGCCGAACCGGATATTTCTGCGGAACTGGCGCGATGCCCTGCAGCTGCCCCGGGAGAAGCACCCGGACACCTTCGACGAGTGCGGCAACCTCTTCGGGGTGGGCATTCCGCACACTCTCGATCAGGCGATCTCCGATGGCCAGGTCAAGTCCGGCGCCACGGTGATGCTGGCAGGTTTCGCCCACGCCGGTGACTACGCGGCAGCGGCGGCAGTTCGGTGGGGAGGGAGGGGCCTGTGA
- a CDS encoding aminotransferase class I/II-fold pyridoxal phosphate-dependent enzyme encodes MGREGPVTVSPLRLALNENPYRPLPSVRDALRHDIAEVNRYPEFLPVVLPRLIAERVGLTPEEVVVGVGATGVALQVLQALCQPGDSLVFAHPTFDGYPILADIAGLIQVPIPLADNGITDLDELLGAAYDADAAAVVLCRPHNPTGTLIPAEQVYEFVREAPPTSVVILDEAYIEFVDPDAHLDIPRLIAIHPNLVVLRTFSKAYGLAGLRIGYGLAAPAVCGVIRRYQLPFGMNRAAAVAVAASYAAEDELRLRVDSIVYERDRLRERLAQMGAHIPDSHANFVYLPARGDGERWMSILGTDDVVAKEYPDGGVRLTVGDPREMAIVARRLLEVDEIGESAAPQLSRPAS; translated from the coding sequence GTGGGGAGGGAGGGGCCTGTGACGGTCAGTCCACTCCGATTGGCATTGAACGAGAATCCCTATCGTCCACTGCCATCGGTGCGCGATGCGCTCAGGCATGACATTGCGGAGGTGAATCGGTACCCCGAGTTCTTGCCCGTGGTGCTTCCGCGACTGATCGCCGAACGGGTGGGCTTGACACCGGAGGAAGTGGTGGTGGGCGTCGGCGCCACCGGCGTCGCGCTACAGGTGCTGCAGGCGCTGTGCCAGCCGGGTGATTCGCTGGTCTTTGCGCACCCGACATTTGACGGCTATCCGATACTGGCCGATATCGCCGGGCTGATCCAAGTTCCGATTCCACTGGCAGATAATGGGATTACAGATCTGGATGAGCTACTGGGTGCGGCGTACGACGCCGATGCCGCCGCCGTGGTGCTATGCCGGCCCCATAACCCGACCGGAACATTGATACCGGCGGAGCAGGTCTATGAGTTTGTCCGCGAGGCGCCGCCGACCAGTGTCGTGATCCTCGACGAGGCCTATATCGAATTCGTGGATCCCGATGCACATCTGGATATTCCGCGTCTTATTGCGATACACCCGAACCTGGTGGTGCTGCGTACCTTCTCGAAGGCATACGGGTTGGCGGGGCTGCGCATCGGTTATGGGTTGGCCGCTCCCGCGGTCTGTGGTGTCATTCGTAGATACCAACTCCCGTTCGGTATGAACCGTGCGGCGGCTGTGGCGGTGGCAGCATCGTATGCGGCCGAAGACGAGCTGAGACTGCGGGTCGATTCTATTGTCTACGAACGTGATCGGCTCAGGGAACGGCTCGCTCAGATGGGTGCGCACATCCCGGATTCCCATGCCAACTTCGTGTATCTGCCGGCCCGCGGCGATGGCGAGCGCTGGATGTCCATCCTGGGAACCGATGACGTTGTCGCGAAGGAATACCCCGATGGCGGTGTGCGGCTCACGGTCGGCGACCCACGAGAGATGGCGATCGTCGCGCGGCGGCTGCTGGAGGTCGACGAGATCGGCGAAAGCGCGGCGCCGCAGCTGAGTAGACCGGCGTCATAG
- a CDS encoding class I SAM-dependent methyltransferase, translating into MSHPEKIHVDLSGAPQTMLATFYAKALDADLPKPILGDRLARDIADRIDYDWSKTTITAGRSPAVTTRSAHFDGWARAFLSRHAEAVVLHLGCGLDGRFFRLNPGAGIQWYDVDYPDVAALRSRLYPIRDNYHVVSASVTDPAWLANIRGDRPVLAIGEGLTMYLTEADGIALFRRIVDHFPYGELQFDAFNRFGIKTQWSNAVVRRSGATLHWGIDRPEDIVCKIPKLQLLEWESPFDSETFQQTRTAYRLLAKAMSLSPTLRYMAQYHRYAF; encoded by the coding sequence ATGAGCCACCCCGAGAAGATCCATGTCGATCTCAGCGGAGCACCGCAGACCATGTTGGCGACGTTCTACGCCAAGGCGTTGGACGCCGATCTGCCGAAGCCGATCCTCGGCGACCGGCTGGCCCGTGACATCGCCGACCGCATCGACTACGACTGGTCCAAGACGACCATCACCGCGGGTAGGTCGCCGGCCGTCACCACCCGTTCCGCACACTTCGACGGCTGGGCCCGCGCCTTTCTGTCCAGGCACGCCGAGGCCGTGGTGCTGCATCTGGGCTGCGGTCTCGACGGCCGGTTCTTCCGGCTGAACCCCGGTGCGGGAATCCAGTGGTACGACGTCGATTACCCCGACGTGGCCGCGCTGCGCAGCCGGCTATATCCGATACGCGACAACTATCACGTCGTGTCCGCATCGGTGACCGATCCGGCATGGCTGGCGAACATTCGGGGCGACCGGCCGGTGCTCGCGATCGGAGAGGGGCTCACCATGTATCTCACGGAGGCCGACGGCATCGCCCTGTTTCGCCGGATTGTTGATCACTTCCCCTACGGGGAACTGCAGTTCGATGCGTTCAACAGATTCGGCATCAAGACGCAATGGTCGAATGCGGTGGTGCGACGCTCGGGAGCGACCCTGCATTGGGGTATCGACCGTCCCGAAGACATCGTTTGCAAGATCCCCAAGCTGCAGCTCCTCGAGTGGGAGTCACCCTTCGACTCGGAGACCTTCCAGCAGACCAGGACCGCGTATCGACTTCTCGCCAAAGCGATGTCGCTGTCGCCGACGCTGCGGTACATGGCGCAGTATCACCGCTACGCATTCTGA